A genomic stretch from Caulobacter sp. FWC2 includes:
- a CDS encoding HlyD family secretion protein, producing MSDAEGYDAIAEAEVGAANRRREKTLGQRLRWPLMIGVPLVVLAGIGVFVVLTGGKSETTDNAYVQSSRTGISTSIDGRVVEIDVQENQRVAKGQVLFRLDPADYQVAVSQAEAALAQARFDVQGKRAVYNQRLADLAAVQETAGYAQREAARQRDLAAAGVATKAQADEARHAADQAQRQVAVVQQQIATALADLGGRADLATEQQPGVLEASAKLERAKLDRSYAAVVAPTDGVIAKVEQLQVGQRVEASRPLFFLISGKPWIEANFKEDQLAHMRVGQPATIKVDAYDKPLKAHVASFSPGTGASFALLPAENATGNWVKVVQRVPVRLTLDQAAPSNLSAGLSAKATVDIRSGKHG from the coding sequence GTGAGCGACGCTGAAGGTTACGACGCCATTGCCGAGGCCGAGGTCGGCGCGGCCAACAGGCGGCGCGAGAAGACCCTGGGCCAGCGGCTGCGCTGGCCGCTGATGATTGGCGTGCCGCTGGTCGTGCTCGCGGGCATTGGTGTTTTCGTGGTGCTGACGGGCGGCAAGTCCGAGACCACCGACAACGCCTACGTCCAGTCCAGCCGCACCGGCATTTCCACCAGCATCGACGGCCGCGTGGTCGAGATCGACGTCCAGGAGAACCAGCGTGTGGCCAAGGGGCAGGTGCTGTTCCGCCTCGACCCGGCCGACTACCAGGTGGCGGTGTCACAGGCCGAGGCCGCCCTGGCCCAGGCTCGCTTCGACGTCCAGGGCAAGCGCGCGGTCTATAACCAACGCCTGGCCGATCTGGCCGCCGTGCAGGAGACCGCCGGCTATGCCCAGCGCGAGGCCGCTCGCCAGCGCGATCTCGCCGCCGCCGGCGTCGCCACCAAGGCGCAAGCGGACGAGGCTCGCCACGCCGCCGACCAGGCCCAGCGTCAGGTCGCCGTCGTCCAGCAGCAGATCGCGACGGCCCTGGCCGACCTCGGCGGTCGCGCTGACCTCGCCACCGAGCAGCAGCCCGGCGTGCTGGAGGCGTCCGCCAAGCTGGAGCGCGCCAAGCTGGATCGCTCATATGCCGCGGTGGTCGCCCCGACCGACGGCGTCATCGCCAAGGTCGAGCAACTGCAGGTCGGCCAGCGCGTCGAGGCGTCCAGGCCTTTGTTCTTCCTGATCTCGGGCAAGCCCTGGATCGAGGCCAACTTCAAGGAAGACCAACTGGCCCATATGCGAGTCGGCCAGCCGGCGACGATCAAGGTCGACGCCTACGACAAGCCGCTAAAGGCCCATGTCGCCAGCTTCAGTCCTGGCACCGGCGCCAGCTTCGCGCTGCTGCCGGCCGAGAACGCCACGGGCAACTGGGTCAAGGTCGTCCAACGTGTGCCCGTGCGCCTGACCCTGGACCAGGCAGCGCCGAGCAATCTCAGCGCTGGTCTCAGCGCCAAGGCGACCGTGGACATTCGTTCGGGCAAGCACGGATGA
- a CDS encoding DHA2 family efflux MFS transporter permease subunit, with the protein MTPKALQEGRARDVANRTPITISVMLATIMISLDTTIANVALPHIQGSVSASTDQITWVLTSYIVASTIMTPLTGFLTERMGRKMVLIVSIIGFTAASMLCGVAQNLVEIVLFRLLQGLFGAALIPLSQAVLLDINPPERHGQAMAVWGAGAVLGPLLGPGLGGWLTDNLDWRWVFFINLPIGILAFCGVFFFLSEKKSSEKRKFDTLGFLALAIAIGAFQLMLDRGPSQDWFGSREIWVELIVAVIALWVFGVQLATAEKPFVARELLADGNFITCCLFGFFIGILLYSTLALLPPLMQTLLGYPVAFTGLVSMPRGLGSFIAMFAVGQLMGWMNIKLLLSIGLAISALSLWQMSHYNLQMDTTLLVTSGFLSGVGTGLIFVPLSTIAFAKVMPQHRAEGAGLFTLIRNIGSAAGISIMQALFVSGIEKHHAVLVEHARPDNPLYQAYAPNVFSTEAAMAAFNGVIGRQAAMLSYLDDFRLMLVITIACAPLILLMRTPKPGAKAANVSDH; encoded by the coding sequence ATGACTCCCAAGGCGCTCCAGGAAGGGCGCGCCCGCGACGTCGCCAATCGCACGCCGATCACCATCTCGGTGATGCTGGCGACGATCATGATCTCGCTGGACACCACGATCGCCAACGTCGCCTTGCCGCACATCCAGGGCAGCGTCTCGGCCTCGACCGACCAGATCACCTGGGTGTTGACCTCCTACATCGTGGCCTCGACGATCATGACGCCGCTGACCGGCTTCCTGACGGAGCGGATGGGCCGCAAGATGGTGTTGATCGTCTCGATCATCGGCTTCACCGCCGCCTCGATGCTGTGCGGCGTGGCCCAGAACCTGGTCGAGATCGTGCTGTTCCGCCTGCTGCAAGGCCTGTTTGGAGCCGCGCTGATCCCGTTGTCCCAGGCCGTGCTGCTGGACATCAATCCGCCCGAGCGCCACGGCCAGGCCATGGCCGTGTGGGGCGCCGGCGCGGTGCTGGGTCCGCTGCTGGGGCCCGGCCTGGGCGGTTGGCTGACCGACAATCTCGACTGGCGGTGGGTGTTCTTCATCAACCTGCCGATCGGCATCCTGGCCTTCTGCGGCGTGTTCTTCTTCCTGTCCGAGAAGAAGAGTAGCGAGAAGCGCAAGTTCGACACCTTGGGCTTCCTGGCTCTGGCCATCGCCATCGGCGCCTTCCAGCTGATGCTGGACCGAGGTCCGAGCCAGGACTGGTTCGGCTCGCGCGAGATCTGGGTCGAGCTGATCGTCGCCGTCATCGCGCTGTGGGTGTTCGGCGTGCAACTGGCCACGGCCGAGAAGCCGTTCGTGGCGCGTGAGCTGCTGGCCGACGGCAACTTCATCACCTGCTGCCTGTTCGGCTTCTTCATCGGCATTCTGCTCTACAGCACCCTGGCCCTGCTGCCGCCGCTGATGCAGACCCTGCTGGGCTATCCGGTCGCCTTCACGGGCCTGGTGTCCATGCCGCGCGGCCTGGGCTCGTTCATCGCCATGTTCGCGGTGGGTCAGCTGATGGGCTGGATGAACATCAAGCTGCTGCTCAGCATCGGCCTGGCGATCAGCGCGCTCTCGCTCTGGCAGATGAGCCACTACAATCTGCAGATGGACACGACCCTGCTCGTGACCTCGGGCTTCCTGTCGGGCGTCGGCACGGGCCTGATCTTCGTGCCGCTCAGCACCATCGCCTTCGCCAAGGTCATGCCGCAGCACCGGGCGGAAGGCGCGGGTCTCTTCACCCTGATCCGCAACATCGGCTCGGCGGCGGGAATCTCGATCATGCAGGCCCTGTTCGTCAGCGGCATCGAGAAGCACCACGCGGTGCTGGTCGAGCACGCCCGGCCCGACAACCCGCTGTACCAGGCCTACGCCCCGAACGTGTTCTCGACCGAGGCCGCCATGGCCGCGTTCAACGGCGTCATCGGTCGGCAGGCGGCGATGCTGTCCTATCTCGACGACTTCCGGCTGATGCTGGTGATCACCATCGCCTGCGCGCCGCTCATCCTTCTCATGCGTACCCCGAAGCCCGGGGCGAAGGCCGCCAATGTCTCCGACCACTAA
- a CDS encoding efflux transporter outer membrane subunit: MSPTTKLIAALLAASSLTACTTVGPDFKAPDAPETTSTLGAGETAPAAARLEAEAANAGPWWTALNSPELDAVIRQALKDSPTLAEADATLAQSQSALAQARGVAGPQVTGNAGVARERANLQAFGFTGFGDIKLSNPTFSLYSVGGAVSYDLDLWGGNRRRIESATGRAEAEGRRAEAAYLSLTANVALQAATIATLRAQIASVERMIADDQANIELIHKANALGGSTSLAKVSAASQLEEDRAQLPALQGELAAARHALAVLVGKAPADWSAPAFDLSTMALSAPVPVTLPSQLVRKRPDILAAEAELHAATADIGVTTADLYPNLKLTASLTQGALKPGDIFSYDASGWDLGAGLTAPIFDGGALKARRQQAREAARAASARYQQTVLTAFGQVADTLSALSSDEAALAAHARTEQQATERLRLARVAFDKGGGTLLEVVDAQRTLNATRSAQARAKGQRLVDAIRLFAATGADWRTG, translated from the coding sequence ATGTCTCCGACCACTAAGCTCATCGCGGCCCTGCTGGCCGCTTCCAGCCTGACCGCCTGCACGACGGTCGGCCCGGACTTCAAGGCGCCCGACGCCCCCGAGACCACTTCGACCCTGGGCGCGGGCGAGACGGCCCCCGCCGCCGCGCGCCTCGAGGCCGAGGCCGCCAACGCCGGTCCGTGGTGGACAGCCCTGAACTCGCCCGAGCTGGACGCCGTCATCCGCCAGGCGCTGAAGGACAGTCCCACCCTGGCCGAGGCCGACGCCACCCTGGCGCAATCGCAATCGGCGTTGGCGCAGGCGCGCGGCGTGGCGGGGCCTCAGGTCACCGGCAACGCTGGCGTCGCCCGTGAACGCGCCAACCTGCAGGCGTTCGGCTTCACGGGCTTTGGCGACATCAAGCTCAGCAACCCGACCTTCAGCCTCTATTCGGTCGGCGGGGCGGTCAGCTACGACCTCGACCTCTGGGGCGGGAACAGGCGCCGCATCGAGAGCGCGACCGGTCGCGCCGAGGCCGAAGGTCGCCGCGCCGAGGCGGCCTATCTCAGCCTGACCGCCAATGTCGCCCTGCAAGCCGCGACCATCGCCACGCTGCGAGCCCAGATCGCCAGCGTCGAGCGGATGATCGCCGACGACCAGGCCAATATCGAGCTGATCCACAAGGCCAACGCCTTGGGCGGGTCGACCAGCCTGGCCAAGGTCTCGGCCGCCAGCCAGCTGGAAGAGGACCGCGCCCAGTTGCCGGCTCTGCAAGGCGAACTCGCCGCCGCCCGTCACGCCCTGGCCGTGCTGGTCGGCAAGGCCCCGGCCGACTGGAGCGCGCCGGCCTTCGATCTGTCGACGATGGCCCTGAGCGCGCCCGTGCCGGTCACCCTGCCGTCGCAACTGGTCCGCAAGCGGCCGGATATCCTGGCCGCCGAGGCTGAGCTGCACGCCGCCACCGCCGATATCGGCGTGACGACGGCCGACCTCTATCCGAACCTGAAGCTGACCGCCTCGCTGACCCAGGGCGCGCTGAAGCCGGGGGATATCTTCTCTTACGACGCCAGCGGCTGGGACCTGGGCGCTGGCCTGACCGCCCCGATCTTCGACGGGGGCGCCCTGAAGGCCCGTCGCCAGCAGGCCCGCGAGGCCGCCCGCGCCGCCAGCGCCCGCTACCAGCAGACCGTGCTGACCGCCTTCGGCCAGGTCGCCGACACGCTGTCGGCCCTATCGTCCGACGAGGCGGCGCTCGCCGCGCACGCCCGCACCGAGCAGCAGGCGACCGAACGCCTGCGCCTGGCCCGGGTCGCGTTCGACAAGGGCGGCGGCACGCTGCTGGAGGTGGTCGACGCCCAGCGCACCCTCAACGCCACCCGCTCGGCCCAGGCCCGCGCGAAAGGCCAACGCCTGGTCGACGCCATCCGCCTGTTCGCCGCGACCGGGGCCGATTGGCGCACCGGCTGA
- a CDS encoding DUF2147 domain-containing protein encodes MTRGLVVALALWAGAGAATAQTGAAPRAGDIYGVWRNPKGSVHIEIKPCDTRTCGVVVWANADAREDVRKKKNQDLVGMQLLRDFAVSDPNEWKGRVYVPDLDMTFSGQVKLLDRASLKAKGCLLPNILCKSQTWTRVDTATAGTAKAS; translated from the coding sequence ATGACGCGTGGACTGGTTGTAGCGCTGGCGCTGTGGGCCGGTGCGGGAGCCGCCACGGCTCAGACCGGAGCCGCGCCGCGGGCGGGCGACATCTACGGCGTGTGGCGCAACCCCAAGGGCAGCGTCCATATCGAGATCAAGCCGTGCGACACCCGCACCTGCGGCGTCGTCGTCTGGGCCAATGCCGACGCGCGCGAAGACGTCAGGAAGAAAAAGAACCAGGACCTGGTCGGCATGCAGTTGCTGCGCGACTTCGCCGTTTCCGATCCCAACGAGTGGAAGGGTCGCGTCTATGTGCCCGACCTGGACATGACCTTCTCGGGCCAGGTCAAGCTGTTGGACCGCGCCTCGCTGAAGGCCAAGGGCTGCCTGCTGCCCAACATCCTCTGCAAGTCGCAGACCTGGACCCGGGTCGACACCGCGACAGCGGGCACGGCGAAGGCGTCCTAG
- a CDS encoding FAD-dependent oxidoreductase, translating into MAIIDARTLPDASRIEADLVIIGGGLAGITLAKELAGGPLKVAILESGGLEIDMENQALYAGSGVQTAPGNPDRPFDNYPAQSRIRALGGSGHVWGGKCGPLDPADFAERSWIPYSGWPVTRPQMQAYYDRACDLLEIPRFPLEMPRPAEPDRQPLALDPADGFFPAPRVFSKFSGGGDKAAFDAWRTKFAEAPNITVYLYANVVKIRRQGAEIVGLDVACLKGSRHTAKAKRYVLATGGIENVRLLLASDDLGNGHDLVGRFFQGHVTYSNDGDAETEGSAVAVTRAAPMELYAPAKRLAAHCVIGSGLKAQARMKTGNFTATLYKSTPSGTETKVGADTQTIRRTSGRVAGQDEAQLLGYFAMTEHFPNPDSRVTLDPEHKDPLGMPRVRLTWAYGEKDYADLERSVAGLADALGAAGQGRLCWSIPRDKLLATSSASRHHMGTTRMHDDPKKGVVDADLRLHEARNLYVAGSSVFPTSGIVNPTLTILALCMRLADHLKSETAQ; encoded by the coding sequence ATGGCGATCATCGACGCCCGAACCTTGCCTGACGCCAGCCGGATCGAAGCCGATCTCGTGATCATCGGCGGCGGCCTGGCCGGCATCACCTTGGCCAAGGAGCTGGCCGGCGGCCCGCTGAAGGTCGCGATCCTGGAGAGCGGCGGCCTGGAAATCGACATGGAGAACCAGGCCCTCTACGCCGGCTCCGGCGTCCAGACGGCGCCCGGCAATCCCGACCGGCCGTTCGACAACTATCCGGCACAGTCCCGCATCAGGGCTCTGGGCGGCTCGGGCCACGTCTGGGGCGGCAAGTGCGGACCTCTGGATCCCGCCGACTTCGCCGAGCGGTCCTGGATCCCCTACAGCGGCTGGCCGGTCACCCGCCCGCAGATGCAGGCCTATTACGACCGGGCCTGCGACCTGCTGGAGATCCCACGCTTCCCGCTGGAGATGCCAAGGCCCGCCGAGCCAGACCGCCAGCCCCTGGCGCTGGACCCTGCCGACGGCTTCTTCCCGGCGCCGCGCGTGTTCTCGAAGTTCTCCGGCGGCGGCGACAAGGCGGCCTTCGACGCCTGGCGCACGAAGTTCGCCGAGGCCCCAAACATCACGGTCTATCTGTACGCCAATGTCGTGAAAATCCGCCGCCAAGGCGCTGAAATCGTTGGGCTGGATGTCGCCTGCCTCAAAGGCTCGCGCCACACCGCCAAGGCCAAGCGCTACGTGCTGGCGACAGGCGGCATCGAGAACGTCCGCCTGTTGCTGGCCTCCGACGACCTGGGCAACGGCCACGACCTGGTCGGGCGGTTCTTCCAGGGCCACGTGACCTATTCGAACGACGGCGACGCCGAGACCGAAGGCTCGGCCGTGGCCGTCACCCGCGCGGCGCCGATGGAGCTCTACGCGCCCGCCAAGCGCCTGGCGGCCCATTGCGTGATCGGCTCGGGCCTGAAGGCCCAGGCGCGGATGAAGACCGGCAACTTCACCGCCACCCTCTACAAGTCCACGCCTTCGGGGACCGAGACCAAGGTCGGCGCCGACACACAAACGATCCGCCGGACCAGCGGCCGCGTCGCCGGCCAGGACGAAGCCCAGTTGCTGGGCTATTTCGCCATGACCGAGCACTTCCCCAATCCCGACAGCCGCGTGACCCTGGATCCGGAACACAAGGACCCGCTGGGCATGCCGCGCGTGCGCCTGACGTGGGCCTATGGCGAGAAGGACTATGCCGACCTGGAGCGGTCGGTGGCGGGTCTTGCCGACGCGCTCGGCGCCGCCGGCCAGGGCCGGCTGTGCTGGTCGATCCCGCGCGACAAGCTGCTGGCGACGTCCAGCGCCTCGCGCCACCACATGGGGACGACGCGGATGCACGACGATCCGAAGAAGGGGGTCGTCGACGCCGACCTGCGCCTGCACGAGGCCAGGAACCTCTATGTCGCCGGCAGTTCGGTGTTCCCGACGTCGGGCATCGTCAATCCGACCCTGACCATCCTGGCGCTATGCATGCGCCTGGCCGACCACCTGAAGAGCGAGACCGCACAATGA
- a CDS encoding M56 family metallopeptidase, translating into MTSDLILFMAKANLALAAAVVLVLVLRKPVRAAFGARSAYALWLIVPLSILALLIPARTITLPAPVSAEPVASVIGTQAPLSTKAAPSPIPAPRQVSAIPIAEIVLGLWAFVAFAGLIVQAERQRRFVRSLGRLSVTDDARLLLAERPGVGPAVIGALAPCVVLPADFAERFTSEEQALIIAHERNHLAVGDAQINAVVTGLRCLFWFNPFVHLGAAVLRIDQEIACDAAVLAHHPKTRRAYGEAMLKTQLAAFAPPMGCHWPASANNQLKERFTLLTRHHAQRSRHLAGAAAVAVLSLSAGVAAWAAQPAQVVQRSPDQAKSAVARHLGQPLFEAVRAKDIAAVRELIALGADVNTVVVGDGSPLIEAARRGRMDIVQALLTAGADPNLAVRGDGAPLIQASLSGHLDIVQALVARGANVEIFVPGDETPLINAAQAGSLPIVTYLVEHGADVNRAVEANEGEMRSPLGQARKNGHGAVVNYLKTRGARS; encoded by the coding sequence ATGACCAGTGACCTTATCCTCTTCATGGCCAAGGCCAATCTCGCCCTGGCGGCGGCGGTCGTGCTGGTGCTGGTCCTTCGCAAGCCGGTCCGCGCCGCCTTCGGGGCCCGTAGCGCCTATGCCCTGTGGCTGATCGTACCGCTGTCGATCCTGGCCCTGCTGATCCCGGCCCGCACCATCACCCTGCCCGCGCCCGTCAGCGCCGAGCCGGTTGCTTCAGTCATCGGGACCCAGGCACCCTTATCCACCAAGGCCGCGCCTTCGCCGATCCCCGCACCAAGGCAGGTCAGCGCTATCCCGATCGCCGAGATCGTGTTGGGCCTGTGGGCCTTCGTCGCCTTCGCCGGCCTGATCGTCCAGGCCGAGCGCCAGCGCCGCTTCGTCCGGTCGCTGGGCCGGCTCAGCGTCACCGACGACGCCCGCCTGCTGCTGGCGGAGCGTCCGGGCGTCGGCCCGGCCGTGATTGGGGCCCTGGCGCCCTGCGTGGTGCTGCCCGCCGACTTCGCCGAGCGCTTCACGTCCGAGGAGCAGGCGCTGATCATCGCCCACGAGCGCAACCACCTGGCCGTCGGCGACGCCCAGATCAACGCCGTGGTCACCGGCCTGCGGTGCCTGTTCTGGTTCAATCCCTTCGTCCATCTGGGCGCGGCCGTGCTGCGGATCGATCAGGAGATCGCCTGTGACGCCGCCGTCCTGGCCCATCACCCCAAGACCCGCCGCGCCTATGGCGAAGCCATGCTGAAGACCCAGCTGGCCGCCTTCGCCCCGCCGATGGGCTGTCATTGGCCCGCCTCGGCCAACAACCAACTGAAGGAGCGCTTCACCTTGCTTACCCGTCACCATGCCCAACGGAGCCGCCACCTGGCCGGCGCGGCCGCCGTCGCGGTCCTCAGCCTCTCTGCCGGCGTCGCCGCCTGGGCCGCCCAGCCGGCCCAAGTCGTCCAGCGGAGCCCCGACCAAGCCAAGTCAGCCGTCGCCCGTCACCTGGGCCAACCGCTGTTCGAGGCCGTGCGCGCCAAGGACATCGCCGCCGTGCGCGAACTGATCGCCCTTGGGGCCGATGTGAACACGGTGGTGGTCGGCGACGGCTCGCCGCTGATCGAGGCCGCCCGTCGCGGCCGGATGGACATCGTCCAGGCCCTGCTGACCGCCGGCGCCGATCCTAACCTGGCCGTGCGCGGCGACGGCGCCCCGCTGATCCAGGCCTCGCTGTCCGGCCACCTCGACATCGTCCAGGCCCTGGTGGCGCGCGGCGCCAATGTCGAGATCTTCGTCCCCGGCGACGAGACCCCGCTGATCAACGCGGCCCAGGCCGGCAGCCTGCCCATCGTTACCTACCTGGTCGAGCACGGCGCCGACGTGAACCGCGCGGTCGAGGCCAATGAAGGCGAGATGCGCTCGCCGCTCGGCCAGGCCCGCAAGAACGGCCACGGCGCCGTCGTGAACTACCTGAAGACCCGGGGCGCGCGGTCCTAA
- a CDS encoding BlaI/MecI/CopY family transcriptional regulator, with translation MDTNPQRISAAESEVMKVLWADSPKPAEDVLAILAKDHGWAEGTVKTLLNRLLKKGAIAADKDGRRFLYRPLVGREDYVDSESQGLLDRLFDGRLAPLVSHFSKREKLNPEDIAELRRLLDRIDDDQ, from the coding sequence ATGGATACGAACCCGCAACGCATCAGCGCCGCCGAGAGCGAAGTCATGAAAGTGCTCTGGGCCGACAGCCCAAAGCCCGCCGAGGACGTGCTGGCCATCCTGGCCAAGGACCACGGCTGGGCCGAGGGCACGGTGAAGACCCTGCTGAACCGCCTTTTGAAGAAGGGCGCGATCGCCGCCGACAAGGATGGCCGTCGTTTCCTTTACCGCCCGCTGGTCGGTCGCGAGGACTATGTGGACTCCGAGAGCCAGGGCCTGCTGGACCGCTTGTTCGACGGCCGCCTGGCGCCCTTGGTCAGCCACTTCTCCAAGCGCGAGAAGCTGAACCCCGAAGACATCGCCGAACTGCGCCGCCTGCTGGACAGGATCGACGATGACCAGTGA
- a CDS encoding 2'-5' RNA ligase family protein yields the protein MAETLQMGLPGFDPPTPTDRLMFLLYPDAATAERIAAEARRLKEALGLRGQPLLTDRFHITLHHLGDYVGLPNDIVAKGKDAGAALKAAPFEVTFDQAVSFANRPGNSPFTLQGGEGVQDLIAFQKALGEAMAWVKLKPDSGFTPHITLLYDGQVIPAQAIAPIRWTVDRFVLVQSKLGQTQHIVLQAWDLTG from the coding sequence ATGGCCGAGACATTGCAGATGGGCCTGCCGGGCTTCGACCCGCCGACGCCGACCGACCGGCTGATGTTCCTGCTGTATCCGGATGCCGCCACGGCGGAACGGATCGCCGCCGAGGCGCGCCGGCTGAAAGAGGCCCTGGGTCTGCGCGGTCAGCCGTTGCTGACGGACCGCTTCCACATCACCCTGCATCACCTGGGCGACTATGTGGGTCTGCCCAATGACATCGTGGCCAAAGGCAAGGACGCCGGGGCGGCGCTGAAGGCCGCGCCGTTCGAGGTCACGTTCGATCAGGCCGTCAGCTTCGCCAACCGGCCGGGGAACAGCCCCTTCACGCTGCAGGGCGGGGAGGGCGTGCAAGACCTGATCGCGTTCCAGAAGGCGCTTGGCGAGGCGATGGCTTGGGTAAAGCTGAAGCCCGACAGCGGCTTCACCCCACACATCACGCTGCTCTACGACGGCCAGGTGATCCCGGCCCAGGCCATCGCCCCGATCCGCTGGACGGTGGATCGCTTCGTGCTGGTGCAGAGCAAGCTGGGCCAGACCCAGCACATCGTGCTCCAGGCCTGGGATCTGACCGGCTAG
- a CDS encoding ArsC family reductase: MTPTMYGIKNCDTVAKARKWLEARGQAYDFHDYKAVGIDRATLEGWVQEHGWETILNRAGTTFRKLDEADRQDLNADKAIALMLAQPSMIKRPVLDLGDRRLVGFKPEIYEAAIG; encoded by the coding sequence ATGACCCCTACCATGTATGGCATCAAGAACTGCGACACGGTCGCCAAGGCGCGCAAGTGGCTGGAAGCGCGCGGCCAGGCCTATGACTTCCACGACTACAAGGCGGTCGGGATCGATCGCGCGACGCTGGAAGGCTGGGTCCAGGAACACGGCTGGGAGACGATCCTGAACCGCGCGGGCACGACCTTCCGCAAGCTGGACGAGGCCGATCGCCAGGACCTGAACGCCGACAAGGCCATCGCCCTGATGCTGGCCCAGCCGTCGATGATCAAGCGCCCAGTGCTGGACCTGGGCGACCGCCGGCTGGTCGGCTTCAAGCCCGAGATCTACGAAGCCGCAATCGGCTAG
- a CDS encoding HAD family hydrolase: protein MGDAVSRYELVIFDFDGTLADSAAWMMRAVNPMARRYGFKTVTNEEIEMLRGRSTREVIRYLGVSPWKLPLIARAGKKLMAADAHTIPLFPETARMLRALHAAGVKIAVVSSNSEAVIRRVLGEELGDLISLYACGASLFGKARKFKQVTARGVSRDKVICIGDETRDIEAARAVGLDCGAVGWGYAKPSILAQHQPTVSFATMSEIISYVSASSPAVGGD, encoded by the coding sequence GTGGGGGACGCTGTCTCGCGATACGAGCTGGTCATCTTCGATTTCGACGGCACGCTGGCCGACAGCGCGGCGTGGATGATGCGGGCTGTCAATCCGATGGCGCGCCGGTACGGCTTCAAGACCGTCACCAACGAAGAGATCGAGATGCTGCGTGGCCGCAGCACCCGAGAGGTCATCCGCTATCTCGGCGTCTCGCCCTGGAAGCTGCCGCTGATCGCCCGCGCCGGCAAGAAGTTGATGGCCGCTGACGCCCACACCATTCCGCTGTTCCCCGAGACCGCCCGCATGCTGCGCGCCCTGCACGCGGCCGGCGTGAAGATCGCGGTGGTCAGCTCCAACAGCGAGGCGGTGATCCGTCGCGTGCTAGGCGAAGAGCTGGGCGACCTGATCAGTCTCTATGCCTGCGGGGCGTCGCTGTTCGGCAAGGCCCGCAAGTTCAAGCAGGTCACGGCCCGAGGCGTCAGCCGCGACAAGGTCATCTGCATCGGCGACGAAACCCGCGACATCGAGGCCGCCCGCGCGGTGGGCCTGGACTGCGGCGCGGTCGGCTGGGGCTACGCCAAGCCCTCGATCCTGGCCCAGCACCAGCCGACGGTGTCGTTCGCCACGATGTCGGAAATTATTTCGTACGTCTCTGCATCCAGCCCGGCGGTCGGCGGCGACTAA
- a CDS encoding RNA polymerase sigma factor, with amino-acid sequence MDAALVRQARAGSQAAFARLVAIHEKPLRGFLRKSGWTEADDIAQEAFVAAWAGLPRLREDEGFRAWLYGVAWKKALSQRRGAQRAAARDEAWRGEQELEAAAEVGAEDRMALEKALATLPEDQRACVTLCLGQGWSHAEVSDALGLPLGTVKSHVTRGRERLLSVLGGSQ; translated from the coding sequence ATGGACGCCGCGCTCGTCAGGCAGGCGCGCGCGGGCTCCCAGGCGGCCTTCGCCCGGCTGGTGGCGATCCACGAGAAGCCTCTGCGAGGTTTTCTTCGCAAGAGCGGCTGGACCGAGGCAGACGACATCGCCCAGGAGGCCTTCGTGGCGGCTTGGGCGGGCTTGCCCAGGCTGCGTGAGGACGAGGGCTTCCGGGCCTGGCTCTACGGCGTGGCCTGGAAGAAAGCCCTGTCGCAGCGACGGGGCGCCCAGCGCGCCGCCGCCCGCGACGAGGCCTGGCGGGGAGAGCAGGAGCTGGAGGCGGCCGCCGAGGTCGGGGCCGAGGACCGTATGGCCCTCGAAAAAGCCCTCGCGACCCTGCCGGAAGACCAGCGCGCCTGCGTCACCCTATGCCTGGGCCAAGGCTGGTCCCACGCCGAGGTCTCCGATGCGCTCGGGCTTCCCCTCGGCACCGTGAAATCGCATGTTACCCGTGGCCGCGAGCGGCTGCTGTCTGTTCTTGGAGGT